Genomic DNA from Pungitius pungitius chromosome 12, fPunPun2.1, whole genome shotgun sequence:
TTGTGTCTTCCCTCTTAATTTGATGCAGGAGACTCAGATGGGTTCATCGATCTGTCTGTCGGGCTTCATGGCCATGGATATCCCGCCTCCCGCCGGGCCCTTGTGGATCCTGGGGGACGTGTTCATCGGGAAGTACTACACCGTGTTCGACAGGGCTGCCGATCGGCTGGGGTTCGCCCCGGCCAAGTAGTCAACCGTGAAGAGCATTTGCACCGCTCGGTTCTTGCACTACTTGCTTTTTCGAGGTTGCAACAACCAAAGCTGCATTTGGCCACAGACGTTGCGTTGTTTAatttgcagccaatcagaagcgcTGAGTTTGTGTATCCCTGCAGGAACTGGTTGGCCACATTGATATCTCACATCTGCTTATGATGTGTTTTCCTTATGAGCATGTCCGGATGCTCCACTGAACAAAGACTTTCTTTCAAGCTGCTTTTTGGTTTGATATGGGAGGATTTAATCAGGCCGCTGCTTTTTGACGTATTATTGCTGTTTTTATACTTTTTGTCATTTAGATGCCTGGGCGGAGCAAATGCAACGAAAGCTTTGGTAcagacatttctttttgctattcctaacatttacatttttagttcCCAATGTCTAACGATAGATGTAATTTGGGCTGCTTTTGTACACTGGTGGTATTTCAGCTGTTTTCATTTTACACCAAATCTCAGAATAAAACTTAATGTTTTGTCAAATGATGAAATCAGtgtaaacattcattttgacaaTATTTCGGACTGTAGTAATCATTGCGCACGGCAAAAAGAACATgcgatttggggggggggagaaagtacAGGCTTGCAGGACAACTTAGCATTTAATCAAGTATACAAAGTGCTGAACttagaaaaggggaagaaaaaaaaaaaagcatgcaacAAATAGGGCTAGTGTGAACCCCACAAGGTAAAGGTAGTGATCTACTTTGAGTATTTGTTtcacaataatacaaatgtgGCACAGTGAATCTCTTCAGCACAGCAGTGATTTGTATCGTAAATAATATGCAAACAGACATGGGATTCCCTTTAAATCAGAACCCCAAAACAAAGCACAATAAGGGATTCTTTACATGTGGAGTTGAAGCAAATAGTCTGCTCTTATTTGGTTATGAAtgtacaataaatacaaaaatattcacCTGTCTCCGTTATCTGGATGTTAACTGATTCCCAACAGGACTATAAAACGACACGAATCCCTCCGCTTCGTACACCACACAAACTCACTCATGTTTTCATTCTAAGGCTAAAAGTGGAACATAAATCAACCATGAGGTTATTTCAGACAACACGTTTACAATAGTCATTTATTAGAGAGAAGGCTTTGTTTTAGTGACTCCACCTACTGTCACCTGACTTAGCAGCACAAACATTGGCTCCCAAAGCGGCTTCTCTCCCACTGATGCTCTTTGAGTAGATCCCGGTCTGAGGTCACCTGTAATCTATTAATACAGACAGGCCGGCCTACTAGCAGGGATTATGCAACATGTCTCGGCCTCGCTTACTGCACTAATTACATGAATCCAGGTTTAATGTGGCTTAAAAACAAGAACTGGTGTGTAGACCGGGACCGACACGGAAAACTACTCTCGCTGCACTGCGCTCAGGAAGGTGATACTGAGAGGAATTCACCAAACAATGAACGGTGTCGCTATGACTACAGTGAGGCTGATAAACTTGAAATGATCAGTCAATCCTGAGGATGATCTTAAATTGAAGCGAAAACCAGGAGAAAGTGCTTTCAGAATGTCTTACATTTTTACTAACCTTCAATAGTGCAAAATAACCTGGGATGGAggttgtaaaatatatatacaattaaataaagcAGATTTCACCTGTGCACCAAAGCCACAAATGAGACTGAAGAAAAAATACTTTCATAAACAAAGCTGCTCTGTCTTCAGTCTATAAATAAATGAGAGATTATGGTGGCAACCCCACATTTTAAAATCACCAACAAAACGGACAATTGAAGTTTCCGTATATTGTAGAAGTAGAATACATTTTACACTCAGCCACTGTATTAGTTAGTTATTCAAACACTGATTTCAAAACTTCATCCCACGACGAGCAGTATTTTCTGTGTGGTAACAAAAAGGAGCATAAAAAGACAATTAACTTGCCTCTCTGGGCTGATCAACAGTTTATTAGCTTTGGGTTTGGCATACACACAATCAATGTCACACTCTTCCTTAACACAGTGGATCCTTCTCAAAACAGAGCAAAAGACATTTGACTGTAACGTGCCATGTGTCTGTCATCCTGAACCTCTCCAACAGGTTAGAAAGAGCTGATGCGGGGATACATTTTGATAAGGGCCAACCAATGGCTCCACCCAAAGTCTTTAGACCCTGACCGCATGTCGCCTCGTAACTTCATTAATACTTTGGCTCCTCGTAGGAGGCATGAACTCTGATGGACCGTCACTTCCAAGGATTAAAATTGTATTCGCATGATCACATCGCATCCAGCTTTTATGTCGAGGCTCACACAGATCCCGAGACTAAGTAACTGCTACTGTGTGTACACTTGATGAGAATTAAGACCAAAGAGGCCGAGGATGATTCCATGCTGccgtttgtttcttttaagtTTCTCCCCAGGAACCTCATCGTGACTCGAGGTCACGAGTGCCCACAAAACAGTGGTTGACATTTCAACGCAGCGTTGCTGTGCAGAGGCGCTCTTGTACGAGGGGGGTGCGGTCAGAGATGGGGCGGCTGGGCTACCGCAGTCCTCAGCAGCCCCTCGGGGTCCGAGAGGGCACAGTAGAGCGTGTACCCCAGCTCGTCCACTTCCTGTTCGGTCAGCTCACAGAACAAGTTCACCTTTGGGCTGAGGGCGCACAGCAGCCTCCCCGCCTCCAGGTGTCCCACCAGGGcccgcagcagctgcaggaaccGGTCGGCCAGCGCCTCCTGGGTCCAGTCGCCTTCTTTCTCGCAGAGCAACAAGATGGCGTTGGTGAGCTGGCTGGCATTGAGCCGGTTTAGGGCCGGGTTGAGTTTGCACACGGCCTTCGCCAGCTTCAGGCAGTGGCATCGGATGCCTCCGTCCTCCTGGTCCAGGGCCCTGAGTCGAGCTGTCTCGGCCACGCGGAAGCTCTGCCGCCACAGGTTCCCGTGGCGCTCTGCGGCAAGCCGGTGGGGTTTGGCGATCAGCGAGGTTCCGTCCTCCATCACGAGCAGCGGCAGGAAGTCCACGTACAGTCTCCGGTCCGTCTCGTACTGCACCTCCAGGGTCAGTGTTTCCGAGGGAACCACAGGGCGAATGATGTAGTCGAGCACGCTGCCGATTGCCGGCCAGTTGATGGAGCCTGCCACCAGCTTGTCGAAGACCTCAAGGACCGATTTCGGGGAGAGGTAACCTCCGACCATGCAGCGGTCCCAATAGCTGCTGCTGCGCGGGAAGTACTCCAAATTCTCCCTGCGGACGAGCCAGAAACCCGGAACGTTCATGATGGTGTCCTCCCCGGGGATGGACGACCACAGGTTCTTCTCCAAGATAAGAGGCACCATGAGCTGGGCGTGATCCGCTGTTACCACCTCAAAGATGGAAGAAGGGGGGTTAGAGCAGAGACAAGCGGAAGactttcacaaaataaatgccTTCTCAAAGGGGCGGAACGATTAAATTGTCCACAATGGAGGTGAGGCGGTGAGTAGAGCTTCGGCTCAGAGTTGACGTTTGGATTCCTTTATCTAAAAGAAGGATGAAGTGTAAGTAAGCGCTTACCTGCAGCTCATCATACAGACTGCCACTCAGGTACATCTCTCTGAGAGGCATGTCGGGCAGTTTGGCGTGGAGGAACACCCTGAGTTCTGCACAGATGTCTAACGCTGCTCTCCTTGCCAGAGCCTGCTCCTCAGCGGGGATGTTTACGTTACTTTGGTAGAACTCCCACAGATGTTCCTGCAGGGACAGACGCATTCGGGCCCGCTGCATGTCCGACTGAGTGGCGCCACTGCCTCCCACAGCGGCTCGACCCACAGCCCTACGCAGACAGTCTGAAGAGAGGAGAGGCCATCGAACGGATTTGAAAAGGAGGTAGTGGGCAACGTTGAAAAAGATATGGGAggtgtgggtttgttttcaaaaaataacaaTCTACCGACACTAAAGAAAGGGGCTTGTACGGTTTTCAACAAGGTACAGCATCCAGAAAAGTTCAACTACATTTAAAACAGCCGGTTGACTAACTAACTGCACAACAGCGAGCCAACACCCACTGTAAAGGAAGAGCAAGAATCCTCCAGATAGGCAGTCTGTCagagaaataaaatgacagCTGGCTGAAAGTCTTAACCACAAAACAGGCCGGTCAATAGTGCGTAATACAATAAttcaacatgggggggggggggggggggggggtgtcatttTTCCTCACCTGGTTCAAAAGCATGCGAGGAAGTGGGCAGAGACTGCAGAGACCTGCTAACTGTGGACTTCATGTCATGGTTCAGTACCCGCGGTGACGAACCCATCCAGGCGGGCTCCTCccagcttctccttcctgtcggCTCAACGTTGGTGGGGCTGGTGGGAGCACTTATGGCTCGGTCATACATCTGCACGGGAAGAGGCTTATGAGCAGGTCGTTCACGTTGGTACGGATGCTGAAGCATGAGCGTCTGTGGGAGTGGAGCGGTGAGATAAATCGCCTCTCACTTACTCGTTTGACGGCAAGCGTTGCGATGCCGAGCATGGCGGCTCCTCCCACTCCCAGCACAAGCTTGGCATTGGAAAGCATGAAGTCAATGGCAGTACCAATCCCATTGTCATCCTTCTTCCCTTTACGGTCTCCATTCACCCCTGCCATCCTACCACTAAAAATAACAGGAGAAAGAAATAACATTTAGACAGGGGAGGCTTTCTTCAGCTGCTTAGCTCAGAGGGCGTGATTGAATATTTCCCCAACAGAAGGAAAAAGTATGCGTTGTCAAAATGATCGTTATCCTAACCTGAAAAACGGTCCACCACCACCCACAAAAAGTAATATTAATTTCCACTGCTTCTGTAAAGAGTAATTCCATATGTGGACACCCACCTGGTGCACCTCCAGATGACCTTGAACCCACCCGCCGATGACCCCTTTCCCCCTACATAAGCCCACCCAGTCGGCTGTTGAGGAAGAACTGGCCCCTCCTCAGCGCGTCCTCCTTATCTTCAGGCGTCGTCAGGTCTTGGCAGCGGCGAAACTCGCGAGCCACGGCGCGGCGATAGTAGTTGCGATCAGTGTGCTGAAGGTGACGCCCCGCGCGGAGCAGCGCCCGGTagagctccagcacggcactgcGAGACCAGCCGCCCATTAGGGACTACACATGGAGAGGGGGGACACCCTGGCTCCTAGGGGGAAGGAGAGCAGTCATGTGATGAAGGAACTGACATGGGAGAAGGCAAAGATGCAATGAGCTAATAAGAGTGATGATGTGATCTTAGAAAGGTCCCATGACCTGGATCATCAGAGGATGAACCTAGTTCATAGAGAATGAagagtggcagagagagagaaagagttcgCTACTGTAGAGATGTATTTGTTATGTAAAGATGTTTCATTAAGAAGTCATGCGAAGTCTCAGGTTAAGTTTACATCATTTCACGATTAGTAGTAGTGGTAATTGCTCGGttctaaatatttgtattcagttaaacaaaaagcacaaaatTAGCACAAAATTAATTCGTGACTAATGCAGAAAATATTTTGCCCAATCAGTCTTTGAACTGGAAAAAGTGACGTTAGGTAACGTTAATcagattacatttacatttaagaGGAATCTCTTGACAAAAACTGGCGTTAAGAAGCCAGTTTAGATTTCGCGTTGGACAGTTCAAATGGTTTTCATTCCTCCGCATAGCATGGGTTCTGGTTTTGGCTGTACCGGTTGCGAAACAATGTTATTGTAATCTACCGAGTTTAAAGTGTCTTCAGAAAATGGATGCCTTAACTGAAAGTCTCACATTCGCTCACTCTTGATTAGCATGATAGCTTGACATGCTAACTAGCTGCAAGGCTACGACAGCGCTGACCTTACCTTTAAACAGCCATGTTGACAACACGCGCTCACAGAAAGAGCGCGGGGGACAAAGTGGAAGAAACTACACGgactattaaaaacacacaaacctacGTTTGAGAAATGAGACCAAAGGTTATGTTGTCAGCTTCAGACAGAAGTAGAGCTGCTCTCAAGGCGGAGGGTCAGAGTCGACATCGAGAACCGGAAGCAAATACTAGTCACATACTACATCCGGGTTATGATAACTTTATTACAACCcattttagaacatgattgatgTATTATTACTTTACTCCTTTACTATTCTTTATTAATTATCTGTTGCCAATGTTTAGGAATTTTACATAAAGCATTCAATAATTGTGAAAATGCTGTTTAAAAATCGTAGTTTTATGATGTAAGAATGACTTCTGGTGGTTGCTAGGATCAATTAATATAAAGTACTGGGACACTTTGATATAGAATGAAGAGGTTGTCATCCATTTTTTAGGTTCACCTAGAATATTATGTTctacaagaaaatgtaaatacaaaagattacaatatgtaatataaaaaaatacaagctCAGTAACTCAGCATCCtgaaattcaaatcaaatatcaatactTGTTATAATGCTTAGCAAACATAGTGAATTCTACAATATTACTAATGTAATAGTAAGTTCAAACCGCTCAGGCATTTCATTTGCAAGTTGCCATCCGTTATAATTTGCATAAAAAATAGCACAGCAAATGAGTTTGATTAATGTGACAAATTTTCACTGAAATGCAGTACGCTGCCTTGAAGTATTTAGGTGCTACATTAGGCACAGAAAAGAAATGTACTGGTTTAATTGAAGCCTTTGCAACCTTGAAGAGGCATAATGCGTCTGGGAAGAGATACGTCTTCAGAACTTTAAACATTCTTCAAATAATCAAAGTTTTCAATGGCCATGTTGTGATAACAAGTAAACATTTCCGTTATACTTATAATATTGTGATATTGTGTTACTTTTTACCAGAAACCTGCTTTACATGCTAAATGTTAAATTGTGTGGGTGAGCAAATTCTGTCTGCATTCTTAATTTGTGAATCAATTTGCCTATATTATGTTTCTATGTATTCTATGCTTTTTGCTTAGGCATGCATACTCATAAGTTGCTGGAGAATAATATTGACCAATGAAATTGGTAGTCATTTTAAAGAATTACTTCTAATTCTAAAGTAGACCGAAAGGCAGTGTTTAACTACTTTCTTAGATGTAAATAGACATGCCTGTTTCACCGATGAAATGACcagaaaagtaattaaaaagagAAACGAAACATTATCCAAATGACTTTCACAGAAATTCTTTATTTATGAAGACTGTTATGTAACAATACAAGTAATTTGAATacattcataataataaaacgTATTAGTACTACAACAAatagttttaatgaaaaaacagTTATCATGTGTATTGGACAAAATGTTCCCATGGattgttttgtacttttaatgAATTGGCAAAAGGTTTACAACTATGAATGAAAACCAATTATATACTGTTAAAAAAGTATAAAGATAAAAAAGTCAACAAATTATTTACTTGCTGCAACCTaaaaaatcgttttttttttactttgaagagaACACGGTTTACATAGGATTAAGGAGCGTATAGTTTTCCCCAGGAATGGGGGACACCAGAAGAATGACAGGATGgaataaagacatttgaaaCTGGGTGAAAGTCTAAGGATATGGATTGTTTAAGTATTTTAGGGGTGAAAtccaaattaaatatttctcGTTGGCCCCATAATTACAGGTATATCCTTTCTAAGAGGCTGTTAGCCTGTAGATAATTTTGATCAGGGCATGTACTTAATTCCTTTCATCCTTGGAATGATATGTAAATCTCTGATGTCATCATGCTGAAACAGCCAACACAAATAGCGCTCCGTCCCCATGCCCCATCCACTGGTCTGGAGTGGTTTCACTTGCCGCATGTCAATGTACCATTTGTAGGACTGCTCTGGCACTGCATGGTGCTTGAGGGCTTCTTTCACCATCTCAGGATTAGAATGACGTTCGCCAAGACCCAGAGTCTCTCCCAGCCCGAAGAGAAGGTCAGCGGCTTTGGCTTTTCTGCGCCCAGTGCCCTCCATATAGGCCTGGTAGAAAGCAACACCTAGATGGTCCATCTCGGTCAGCCAAACTGCACcaccatttttctcaatcaaGACTCGCTCTCCTTTGCGTGTCAGCTTTCTGCCAAACTGCGGCTGACCATCTTGCACCCACTCAAAGCAGTCAGCAGAGGGCATCATGGGAATGGCCTGGTCCAAAGATACTCTTGGGAGAGGAGTTTTTCCATCCAGCTTACTCAGCATGGCTTTCACATGTGCAAGAGTCCCGGCAGTGTTTAGGATCATGTCAGAGTGTTTCTTTAACATGGACTTGGTTAGATGAGCCAAGTACTCTTCTGCTGTAGAGATGGCTTTGTCCATGTCTCCCAACAGTTCACACTCCACATGGTAGAACTGATTCAAGTGAGTGGCATCAGGATCCTCGCCTCTGAAGCTGGAAGATATATAATATGTCCCTGGCAGGTTCTCCTGGAAGCGAAGGAAATATTCAAGTACAAATTGCATCGAGTCAGCCAGGTAGATGTCCTGGCCCAGCAGGTTAACAGAAACTGGTTCTGAGTCCGATCCCAAGCCCATTGGTGAGGAGATGGTGTCAGTGGTGAGGGGGGTCAGAGCGTAGGAGTACTGGCAGGAAGAGTGGAAATATTCCACTGTGCTGTGAAAAAGAGTGTTTTGAATCTGGAACAGGTTGCGATACCACTGGCTCTTGATGGCAAGTGTGGAGTGAGACTGAGGGTCCTGCCATGAATGAGAGGGCTTGCAGTGGGTAATTTTTGAGTGGATCCCTTTAAGGGCCTCAGGGTCGGCAGCTGGGCCATCCATTGATGACACATATCCAGGGTAGCTGTGGAAGAACTCTGGTTGCAGATCAGCAGGCTTAGGACCATCTGGAAAAGGTAACAGAGGGATTAGCTTGGCATGGGCGTAATCGATCTCAAGGCCCTCAAAGATCAGTCCAACTCCTTGAGCTCTCAACCCCCCTTCCAGTAGTCTGGCAACTTTAAAAATGGCCAAGATCAGATTTTGGTAGTCAGCTTCCTCAAGTTTGAAGATGTCACTGGATAGATGTTTGCGCGGCACCACAACGGTCAATCCAGGTGTGTTTGGATATGGTGTCAGGAAGGCAACATGTTCACTGTCCTCCCACACCCTCCACTGTTGCTGCTCTCCACGTACAATTTGACTGAACAGGTTATTGTTGGAATGGTCGCCGCAAATATCGAAGCATGAAGGTGCATTTGGTGTTGGCAGTCCATTTCTAATCTTGGCTAGGACCTGGGTCAGTGCCTCATCATCCCAGCGTGGCCCACTTTTGGAGGTGCAGTAACCAGGATTGTGAGTTTGGAATTCCTTTTCACTTGCAAGGTGAGGCTGCCATTTTGAATCTAGGCCATGAAGAGGAAGCAGTCTGATTTGTGCAGGTTGATCAGGGACTGGATTGAAAACCAAGCCACAGCGCTGCACTTCCAATCTCTGACAGAGCAAGTTTGACACTGTTCTCGCTCCTTGTAGCATAGCCACAAAGTCAGGTGTAGGCAACTGGAAGATGCTTCTGACCCCACTAAGACTTTTTCTGGTCAGAATGGTTGACCCTGGAGTCCAGGGGTTGGGAGCCAGGTAGGCAACCAGGTCATTGGTTTCCCAGATGACATATGAGAAACTCTTGAGAGGCTTGAAGACCTCTACACGTGATATGTCATCAATCATTGAAGCCACAAACATCACTCCGGCATTTGTTTCAATGACGGCATCACCTTTGGTGTCCAAGGCAATGATTCCTGCACAGGTTCCGTCAAGATTGTCCGCCATCACTTCTTTACATGCTTGCCTAAGGCTACAGCCAGTGTGGTGGTAGAGACTGGCTATTTTCTGTGCAACTGTGTGCCTCAGAAAAATATCTCCATCTCCAGAGCAGGCAATAGCCAACTTGTCATCGGCATATATTCCCGCCCCTACTACTGCCGTATCCCCAACTCGTCCTTTCAGCTTTCCAACTAACCCACCTGTGGAAGATGCAGCGGCCAACCCACTCCAGCGATCCAAGGCCACAGCTCCAACTGTCTGAGGGTGGATGTTTTTTGAGGCCTTCTCCTCACTGAGCTTTGCAGTTAACTGACTGTGACGTATATCAGTGTAGAAATACTCCGCCCCAACAGGCTTCTCCATCTCCAACCCTTGTAGAAACTCCTCAGCCCCATCTCCCACAATGAGTGAATGTGAGCTTTTCTCCATGACACATCTTGCAGCCTTTATGGGGTTCTTCACACTTTGCACACAAGCAACAGATCCTGACCTCATTGCATTTCCATCAATGATGGTTGCTTCCATTTCAATTTTGCCATCTTTGTTGAATACTGAGCCTTTACCTGCATTGAACAAGAAGCAGTCTTCCAGAGCTTCTACTGACTTCTGAACAGCGTCTAGACTTCTTCCACCTTGTTGAAGCACTTGAGATCCAAGTGTTAACGCTGTCTGTAGCGCAAACTCAATAACACCAATGATGTTTGTGTTCAGCATCATCTCCTCTCCCGCACCACCATGGATCACCAGAGTGTAGTCTGTGTTCCTGCCAGAAGTGGAGTTACTACAGGTCTTGCTGTTGTCCTGGCTGTTTCGGACATGGTTTGTCTCTCCATTCTCAGTTGGACTCTGATTCAGTGGGGCCTCTAGGGCTCCCATTTGGTGTGCAATGGCGTACCTAACAGCCAGAAGCATCACTAACTTCAGGTTCACCTCCAGGCTTTGTTGCAGCTCCTCTAATGCCAAAGCATAGGTCCCTTTCCCATTTAGAACAATGCGAACCTTGTCTCTCTTACCTAGGTAGGTTACAGCCAGCTGATCTTTGGCATAAACATTCCCTACTCCACATTCTACACCCTCCATCAGATCTGTACCTGTGAGGTACACAGATGGACATCCAAAGGCTTCCAGGTGCTTCTTCAGGGGGTTGTCAGATGGTAAGGATTGACGCAAGACGGCTACATGGGGACCAACTCCTTTACCACTTTTGGTGTTTTTGATGAGGCTCTTATGCTCCAAGAAAGCGGCATGGAACAACTGAAGGAGTTCAGGCGTGTATTGGATTGTGTTATCTGGGCCAATGGAAGCCTCCAACACCCTTACTAACTTGAGAGAATGCATGGTGATGGAGTATGTAGGATCACAACGGCCATGTTTGTAGTGACGCATATGGGTTGGTGTGACAAGTAAATGCTTGGCAGCAGCTTCACCAAGGGTCTTCCTCAGGGAAAGCTGCAAAGAGAAGTTCATCCAAGCATCATAGAGGCCTCTCTGCCCTCTCAGAGTCGAAAATACATCAGGATAGGCGTACATATCAAAAGTGAGAACTGgatgtgtttcttttaaatcagGATTCATCTTGGGTGTATTTACTCCTTGAAAGGGGAATGATAATGATGTTGGACAAACACATATGACATTGTTTGCCCATTGTTTGGACCCATccactttttccttttccttatCGTCAAGATTTAAGTCAGCAGTTTCAGACAGATTGTAAACATATTCTGTAACAAGTCCTGCCACCATCCCATCTACAGCGCTGTGCTCAAACACCATCCCAGCTGTCTTGTTCTTGAATACAACCAGGTTCAGCACCTGTCAAAAAAAGTATTAGTCCATTAAAAATCATTGAGCACCACGTTTAGATAaatcaatgttatatatttctACAGCTTTATTTCTAGTTTTTCTACTTTAAACTGAGTGTGAAAGACACCAGGAATTGTTATCCAGATTTTATCCTATACCTTGTCATAGTATCTCAGACATGGACgatctccttctccccctcccagCCTCACAGCATTCAGGATGTCAGCCAGATCAGATGGTGCGTCACAGTCTTCCAGACTGAGCGTCAGCACGGCACTCTCCATCAGCCCAAGTGATGCCGCCGCTTCCCCTCCTTGCTCCACAATCTCTTCCCTGATGGCAGCCCAGGCTTTGCGTTCCAGAGCCGAGAGGCTGCAAATGGCAGAGGGATCTTTCTGTTTTCCTGCACTGGGTTGGTCCATCACCTGAACCAGCTGGTTGTATATGTCAATGAACTGTCGAGCAGAAACCGGCCCACCAGTGCTGGGACGCTCCAGTATGTCCACAGGGAACACTCCTCCAACACAGGTGACGATGGCATGGAGGCTGTCTGGGTAGACCTAAAGATAACAAAGCATCAGATTAGAAAGATTACAGACCTGACGTTTTGAATTAATATCTTCTATTATCTATCTATTATGTATTAATCTTACAGGTTATCTCACAAAGCAATCTTAATGAATCTTAACCTTGATCTCATCTTGACTCCTTCCAGGAATCCGGGTGGCAGCAAATACCTCAGACTGCTGTGTGCGCTCCATGGGCACGTTTCCCTGCAGAAGCAGGGGCTCACTGTACAGCTTTGCCGCTGCCCAAAGCAGAGCCGCTGCCCTCCCCAGCTGggtacatttcttttcttttgatggAGGAAGAACAGCGGGGAGGGCAGTGGAGGTGGGCAGGGGCTCAGTGCAAGACAGCAGACTTCTTTTGAACTGATCGGTCACCCAATTCTCTTTGCTTGAAGTCCCAGCGGACAACTTGTCCTGGGCCTCTTCAAGCAGATCCCTCTGCTGTTCCAACGTACTTTTGAACTCTGGGTAAAGGTCAGGACCTAAACTGAGCTGCAGGACACGGCTCACTTCTTGCAAGGTGACATCCAAGTCTGGGAGAGGGTAGTTGAGAAGGGTCATCCTGTTGATGTGGGGGAGGCttaaaagagaaggagaaaaagagaaacgtGATTGTGAAAATGATTGGTGATGTCAGGTGCAGTACTTTGATAGGAATGTGCATCGTTGATATAACAGAATTAGatacagagagaaaacaaaagaaaatcaatgcaAATGCATTAATAAGTATCGCACGTATTAGGAGGCCCACCCAGGAAATTAACAGGAGGCTTTATGAGTGTTCTCATTTAACCCCATGTATCAACCAAGTttaaaaatacatgtaaaaacattcaaattcacAAGGGTTATATCtcaaatattttttgcattaacCACAAGCATCTCACCAAGCCCTTTCAGCACTCTTCGGGAAAAAGCACAACTCTTTTGCATTTTACAATGCTGTGATCCACGTCTTCCCAAGAAGAGAGCGGCAAATGTATTTGATgtacttattgtacgtcgctttggataaaagcgtcagctaaatgacatgtaatgtacaaATACCGAAACTAGTTCGGGCTTGATAGTGAACAGATAAGTGTGGTTGAAGGAATGCCAACTACAAGC
This window encodes:
- the mief1 gene encoding mitochondrial dynamics protein MID51, translated to MAGVNGDRKGKKDDNGIGTAIDFMLSNAKLVLGVGGAAMLGIATLAVKRMYDRAISAPTSPTNVEPTGRRSWEEPAWMGSSPRVLNHDMKSTVSRSLQSLPTSSHAFEPDCLRRAVGRAAVGGSGATQSDMQRARMRLSLQEHLWEFYQSNVNIPAEEQALARRAALDICAELRVFLHAKLPDMPLREMYLSGSLYDELQVVTADHAQLMVPLILEKNLWSSIPGEDTIMNVPGFWLVRRENLEYFPRSSSYWDRCMVGGYLSPKSVLEVFDKLVAGSINWPAIGSVLDYIIRPVVPSETLTLEVQYETDRRLYVDFLPLLVMEDGTSLIAKPHRLAAERHGNLWRQSFRVAETARLRALDQEDGGIRCHCLKLAKAVCKLNPALNRLNASQLTNAILLLCEKEGDWTQEALADRFLQLLRALVGHLEAGRLLCALSPKVNLFCELTEQEVDELGYTLYCALSDPEGLLRTAVAQPPHL
- the LOC134132956 gene encoding mitochondrial ribosome and complex I assembly factor AltMIEF1-like, producing the protein MGGWSRSAVLELYRALLRAGRHLQHTDRNYYRRAVAREFRRCQDLTTPEDKEDALRRGQFFLNSRLGGLM
- the LOC119220976 gene encoding uncharacterized protein LOC119220976; the protein is MTLLNYPLPDLDVTLQEVSRVLQLSLGPDLYPEFKSTLEQQRDLLEEAQDKLSAGTSSKENWVTDQFKRSLLSCTEPLPTSTALPAVLPPSKEKKCTQLGRAAALLWAAAKLYSEPLLLQGNVPMERTQQSEVFAATRIPGRSQDEIKVYPDSLHAIVTCVGGVFPVDILERPSTGGPVSARQFIDIYNQLVQVMDQPSAGKQKDPSAICSLSALERKAWAAIREEIVEQGGEAAASLGLMESAVLTLSLEDCDAPSDLADILNAVRLGGGEGDRPCLRYYDKVLNLVVFKNKTAGMVFEHSAVDGMVAGLVTEYVYNLSETADLNLDDKEKEKVDGSKQWANNVICVCPTSLSFPFQGVNTPKMNPDLKETHPVLTFDMYAYPDVFSTLRGQRGLYDAWMNFSLQLSLRKTLGEAAAKHLLVTPTHMRHYKHGRCDPTYSITMHSLKLVRVLEASIGPDNTIQYTPELLQLFHAAFLEHKSLIKNTKSGKGVGPHVAVLRQSLPSDNPLKKHLEAFGCPSVYLTGTDLMEGVECGVGNVYAKDQLAVTYLGKRDKVRIVLNGKGTYALALEELQQSLEVNLKLVMLLAVRYAIAHQMGALEAPLNQSPTENGETNHVRNSQDNSKTCSNSTSGRNTDYTLVIHGGAGEEMMLNTNIIGVIEFALQTALTLGSQVLQQGGRSLDAVQKSVEALEDCFLFNAGKGSVFNKDGKIEMEATIIDGNAMRSGSVACVQSVKNPIKAARCVMEKSSHSLIVGDGAEEFLQGLEMEKPVGAEYFYTDIRHSQLTAKLSEEKASKNIHPQTVGAVALDRWSGLAAASSTGGLVGKLKGRVGDTAVVGAGIYADDKLAIACSGDGDIFLRHTVAQKIASLYHHTGCSLRQACKEVMADNLDGTCAGIIALDTKGDAVIETNAGVMFVASMIDDISRVEVFKPLKSFSYVIWETNDLVAYLAPNPWTPGSTILTRKSLSGVRSIFQLPTPDFVAMLQGARTVSNLLCQRLEVQRCGLVFNPVPDQPAQIRLLPLHGLDSKWQPHLASEKEFQTHNPGYCTSKSGPRWDDEALTQVLAKIRNGLPTPNAPSCFDICGDHSNNNLFSQIVRGEQQQWRVWEDSEHVAFLTPYPNTPGLTVVVPRKHLSSDIFKLEEADYQNLILAIFKVARLLEGGLRAQGVGLIFEGLEIDYAHAKLIPLLPFPDGPKPADLQPEFFHSYPGYVSSMDGPAADPEALKGIHSKITHCKPSHSWQDPQSHSTLAIKSQWYRNLFQIQNTLFHSTVEYFHSSCQYSYALTPLTTDTISSPMGLGSDSEPVSVNLLGQDIYLADSMQFVLEYFLRFQENLPGTYYISSSFRGEDPDATHLNQFYHVECELLGDMDKAISTAEEYLAHLTKSMLKKHSDMILNTAGTLAHVKAMLSKLDGKTPLPRVSLDQAIPMMPSADCFEWVQDGQPQFGRKLTRKGERVLIEKNGGAVWLTEMDHLGVAFYQAYMEGTGRRKAKAADLLFGLGETLGLGERHSNPEMVKEALKHHAVPEQSYKWYIDMRQVKPLQTSGWGMGTERYLCWLFQHDDIRDLHIIPRMKGIKYMP